The stretch of DNA AGGAAGGGCATTGGCAGTGGGTGAGCACAGAAATCCTTTGTGCCGCCGCAGCGTGGGGCAGAGGGGGTTGCAGCACGGCATAAAGGCTTGTCCTGCCCGCCTGTGGGTCTGCTGTCCTGTGCATCAGGAGAGCAGGGACCAGGACCAGGACACTGTCTTGGTgatgctgctgtgcagagcagcgtccctgccctgctggctgtggctcctggagcaggcaggggccaGGCACAGGTCActcatcccccacccccccaatgaCAGGGACACCTTTGCGGTTCAGTTCCCTTATGCTTCTCTTTGCCAGCAGCCCTAAACACGTCCCCTGAAGCTGAGGATGTCCCACAATTGTCACACGGATGTTAATTGCATGTACCCGCTGGGACATGGTATCCCCTGGACTTTGCCAGGTCTCTAAAGAAATGCTGCTGATGGTCAAGGACAACCTGGACAGAAGGCAGGCTCGGGAGTTTTGCAAAGGCACTGGCATAATGGTAATGTGTTGTCTGTCACCAGCTTGCCCCTGGGGTCCTAGCTGGAGTGGCCGtgctggcacatggggacagctaGCAGCTGGGGCTGTGCAAGGATAAGGAGGAGGGACAAAAGGGCAGGGCAAGCCCCTGTTCTTGGGCAGAAAGGCATCTCCCCTTCAAGAGGGCACTAGGCACTGCAAGATGGGCAGGTGGTGGTGCTGCCGGCTTCGCCGGGATGGGCCACTGTCTGCCAGGCAGCACTGGCTCCACTGCTTGCACCGTGGTGAGGCGGCTGCTCTTGGAGCTGTGCTGCGAAGCACCGGCATTTCCATGGAAACCCGGCCTGATGCGGGTTTTTCATCTTGGTTCCTCTCGCAGCTGGTCACTAAACAGAGGCACCCAGTGGCTGCGAGGGAGGGTCTTGGGACCACGGTCCTGGGGCTGCCGTGTGGGTCGGACCAGAGGGGCCGGTGGTTGAGGCAGCGCTGGATGGGGCGGTGGGTCAGGGCTCAGCGTGGGGAGTCGTCCCCTTGCCCGGAGATATGAGCCCGCAGTGAGCAGTGCTGCCCATCGGCATGGAAAAGCCCAAGGGAAGGCAGTCCTGTGCACCGCTCGGGAGTCCCATCAGAGTCCCATCATGGCTCAGCTCGTCCCAGCATCCCTGTCCATggcggcatggcacagcacagcacagcagacCGCTTGCCTCCGGTGCTTTCCCCACCCTCTCCACCTGCCCCATGGCAAGGAGCCTGCTGCCACCCCCGCCTGGTGCCCTAGCCCGTACCCGTGCTGCCTGCCATGTGCTGCAGCTCCAGGACGCAGGGCACAGgttggcaggggctgcagcacccccATATTGGGCAGCACTGGGGCCATGGGGGTCCGGTGCGGGGGCTGGAGCACTGTGCTGAGCAGGGCGACGTGTGCCAGTGGCACTGCAGTGGCAAGGGGCCCTGGGCAGAGCCTCCCGTGCAGCCCCCTGCGCagacccctgcctgcccccccaccccggctcggGGCCTCGGCCCTGGCTCCGCTGCCTGCACACTGCCTGGAGGCGATTCAGGCCCCATGCCTGGTTTCCATGGCAACTCCAgttgaaattacattaaaaagaaatgaaaccagCAGCTTTTCTGGTTGGCAAGCAgggggaggggagctgggctgggaaaggcagaggaggTGCGGGGGGAGCTcggtgggagggggctgtggggcagctgagGTCCCATACGGGGTcccagtgctggggcagggggcccagcagggctgtgggcatgTGGGGACCACCCCACTGTGGCACCCAGTGTTGGCAGTCCTGGGTCACAAGGTGCTGGCTTCCACGCGTGCTGCGCTAGGGGTCCAGCACCCCGACTCGGTTGGGTCGTACTGGGGTCCTCCCACTGCCTCCCCAGGGTGGGTGCCAGGGACATGGGGACCGTCGGGACCCTCTGCCAGCAGGCATGGCCATAGCTGGGGGGGGGCTCTGAGCCAGCACAAGGGCGCCCCTCCCAGCCTGCGAGCCCCTGGCCCCTACACACTCCCAAGAAGAGGCGAGACACACCGCTATTAAAAATAtcacttctgttttatttggaaTTTGTTACTCTGCGTGGGTGACAGGGTATAAATACATTCTGCAACGAGCATCCTcaccctcagccctgcccggaggcgggggccggggcagggtgCAGGGCCGGGGGTGCGCTGGCCCCAGGCAGTAGGGCCAGTCGGCACCGGTGCGTCACGGCCGCCAGCACGGGCAGCGTCTGCCAGCCGGACCGTCTTGCACAGGGACAAGATAATGGTGTCCCTGCAAGGACCcgtcccttcctcctgcctcctgaAGCCCCAGGTGCCggtgcctggggcgggggggggctgagaCCGGGGTGCCCTGCGTGGGGTCCCAGGCAGCTCCTTCTCCACGCCCGGCTGCACCGAAGCCCCTCGCCTTGAGCCCCGCTACCCACAGCCGCGTGCAGCTCAGTGGCTGTCACCAGCTCAGTGGGTGCCCAGCCCTGGGACAGGTGCTCCCAGCCCCGCGCAGGCTGCGTCACCCCCAGCGGCCCCGCTCGAGCAGCCTCTGCCCAAGCGTCTCTCCCAGCCGCGTGTCCCGGGTGCTGGAGCCGGGGGCCGGGGGTCACCCTGTGACAGGGGAAaggccccagtgggagcaaggtgGGAGCTGGAGTCGCTGTGGGTGCGTGGctcaccctgctcctgccagccctgcagcgctgcccaccCCTGCCGCAGGCTGCAAATCGCTGGCTCTGCATTCGGGCAGCggcgcaggcagggagggcacagcGTGGTCctggggcggctgtgggaagctGTGAGAAGCGGACATGGGATGCTCCTGGGGGAGCAGGTCAGGGTGGAGAGCACTGGGACACGGTGCTGGGGTGCTGCCCTGGGTTGATGGTGGTGGGCAGACAGTGCTCACAGCAAGCGATGCCCGCGCGGGGCAGTGGGTGGCACTGGGCGCaggggccggggcgaggggggTGCTCATGGGTGGGCCGTCGGGTAGGCTATTTGGCTGAGATATGTGGGGCACGGGCGACAGAGGAGGGAGAATATCAAAAATACAAAAGAGCGCAGCCCCGCGGCGCAGAGGCAGTGCCCTGCCTGGCGCCTGCCCGCGGCAGGTgggggccgcggggggccggCACTGCGCGCACACGCTGGCTTCTaactggctttttattttatatcaagAACACTTGGTTTTAAAATCTTTACAAAGGACAAAACGCGGCGACTCCGTTAGTGTGTAAAGAACTAAAGATCTGCTTAAAAAACGTCTCTGCAAAGAGAAACGACTGACACAAAAGAGATTCTCTGCAGCGCAAAGAGGGGCAGAGGTGCCAAGTGTCCAGCCTGGGGCCCCGCTCCCAGGGTCTCTGGGGTCCCCAAGCCCCGGCACTGGCCCAAGTGCCCGCACCCAGCAGGAGGCCGGGTCCCCAGACCCTGCCCGCTCCCTCTGCCTATAGCACCATGGCCCGGGGCCACTTCTCGACACAGTGAAGGAGCCTTTTCCAGGGCACTCGGGATACCAAGTCGCCTGGGGATGCCCGGGCACCGGCTGAGAGGAATGCCCGGCCCTGCTCCTCATCAGTCCTGGGGTGCTCAGCGGATGGAGCACCGGGGATGTGATCGCCCCGCTGGGAGGCACAGCCCCGGTGCAGGGagccccatggctgctgccagcggggcttccctctccctgcccgcaCCGGTGCGTGGGCGCAGGGGCTGCGCCATGtccaccccctgcaccccactggcACCCCAGGGCTACCCTCCAACGGGGAGCCAGAAGAGTCAAAGCATTTCTCAAAAGTTAGATAGGAATGAAAGAATGCGCCAGGCGAAGAGCGGGACATCCAGCTGCACCGGGACTCTGCAGGTCTCCGGGCTCGGTGCCTCACTGTCCGTGGGCGCTGCTCCTCCGTCCGGGGGCTCCATCGCCCCGCTGGTCCCTCTGCCAGTGTCTGCTGCgtgcgtgtgcgtgcgtgcgtgcgtgtgcgCCGGCGGCGGGCAGCTATACCCTGGTGGTGGAGTGTGAATGCGGGAGCCCCGTGCTGTTGAAGCCAGCAGTGAAGGTGTTGTAGGGGTGCAGGGTCTGCAGCCCCACCAGCGAGTTGGGGATCATGGTGATGGTGTTGGGGGTCATGAGCGGGATGTCGTCTGGAGAGCGGCGCAAGGTGAGGGTGTAGTCGGGCAGAGCGGCCAGGCGCAGGGTGTCGTGGGGCGGCACAGCCTCACACTCATGGTGCCCCTGGCTCACCTGCAAGGAGGGCACCTCCTCGTCGGGCGCGTGGGCGATGTCGTTGGTGGCACCTCGCTGGGGGCTGGGCTGCCGGTGTGTGTCCTGCCGGCGCTTGTCCTTGCGGTAGTAGAGGGCGGCGAAGGCCAGCAcattgaggaagaggagggaggcgCCCACGGCGATGGTGACGCTCAGCTCGGTGGAGTAGTCGCGGGGGCTCTCGAGCAGCGTGCCCGCCTCCTGCTCTGGGCTCCACTTCTCCTTCCCATTCTCACTGTTGTAGGCGGGCGAGATGGCGGGGCGCTTGGTGGTCCAGATCTTGCCGTTAGGCCGGCGGGTGATGTGGGAGTTCTGCGTGGTGTCGGGTGGTGGCActttggtggtggtggaggtgtaGTGGAACATATCGTGCAGGTTGTACAGGTGGGGGACCAGGTGCTTCCAGAAAGCCACCTTGGTGGCCCGGTAGTGGTCGCGTACCCGTGGCTTCAGCCCGATGTGCAGGTACAGCTGGTCACGGGGGTTGTACTTGGACCAGGCCACCTCCTCAAACCGGTTGGCCTTGGTGTGGATGAACTTGGTGTCCTGGGGGACAGGCTTGTTGGGGTCCCTGCGAAACACAGGGAAAACAGAGCTAGCGCTAGGAAAAGCCGGAGAGGCAAGGAGGGAGAGCCGAGCACAGAGGTGGAGGCTGGAGGACCTTTGCCAGTGGTGGCACAGGGTGGGGTGGCGAAAGGCTCTGCATGGATGGGCAGCACCCTAACCCTGGGTCAAGTCTCACCCACGATAACCACGGCCAAGCAACCTCCCCACTCCTGTGCTTGGCTGGATCCTGTCCTGCAGGCTGGCCACGCTTTTGGCTTCTTACTATGTGTTGATGCCCTGACCCGAGTGAAGGTGCAGTACGTGGACCTCTGGGGACAGGGGGCTGAGTGTCTCCCACACCAGGCatgacccccgcccccccccagcatggTTCCAAGGGGTGCAGCTGCAAGGAGTGCAGATCCTCCAGGCACAGCACCCGTCCCCACTCACCCTGTCTTGGCAAAGTTGGTCCAGTAGGTCATCACCACGGCGCTGAGCATGACGTCGTTCTTGGAGAAGTTGCAGGGAAAGAGGTCTGTAGGGCCAATCATGGGGATCCCGAACACATAAGGCACCTCATCCCCATGGGCTGCGTCGGACCACGCAGGCTTCATCAGACTCTGGCAGTGGTGGTAGAAGGCGTAGAAGTAGGTTGGGGAGCCATAGCGGGCATGCAGGTCAGCCGTCACCACCGACGGCTCTACCCACTGGTGGTCAGTGAAGAGGGCCACCAGAGTCTTGCGACGTGTCTCAGGGTTGTCCCTGTCAGCCCAGTCTGTGTACATGAACTTGATGGTCTCCCGCAAGGTGTCCTTGCCCTCGGGGTAGCCATACAGGTTGTCTACAAAGTTGGAGACCGAGTAGTCAAAGTCACTGCCTGAGACGCCGTCCTCGGGGTCTACTACGCCCTCCACAAACTTCAGCCCCTCGCCCTGGTTGACCCCCAGCATGATATCATAGTTGAGGAATTCACCCTGCTCCATCAGGATCTCTGGGTCATCTGGAATCACGTCCCCGTCAATGACTGGCCCAAAGGCCACGTGGTAGCGAGCTGGCTGGATGTCTTGCTCTACCAGCTCCTTGGCACTCTTCTGCCGCAGGCAGTCCACCATGTCCACTGTGTCCAGCACATTGCAGCCCACCTTGTCAGCCAGCATGCTAGTGTACTTCACAGGCTGGTAGTTCACTGCCCAGCTGGAGAGCGCGGAGCCGCTCTGGATGATGGCTCTCTGGAAGAGTCCTGCAAGACAGGCAAGGAGCGGAGAAAGCTCATAGCGTGGTGAGCTGTGCAGGATGCAGCGTGGAGAAGGCATCAATGCCCTTGGACCCCTGCAaggacccagcactccagcctGTGCCTGGCCTtgccggggctgtgctgcccaCTCACAGTGGGGGCTCAGCTCGGAGCCACTACGCGggtggcagggtggcagctggGCATGTAGTGGGTGCTCCTGGCAGCAACCAAGGGCTCCCGAGgatcccacagaatcacagaatcccagactggtagagttggaagggacctctggagatcacccagtccaaccccctgccagagcagggtcacccacagcaggtggcacaggaacgcctccaggcgcgtttggaatgtctccagagacggagactccaccacctctctgggcagcctgtgccagggctctgccaccctcacaggaaagaagttcctcctcatgtttaggtggaacttcccatggtcaagtttgtgcccgttaccccttgtcctgtccccgggcaccactgaaaagagcctggccccatcctcctgacacccaccctttcagtatttataagcattgatgagatcccccctcagtcgcagtcgtctcttttccagactgaagagacccaaatccctcagcctttctccatgagagaggtgttccagtcccctcagcatcttggtagccctttgctgtcccctctccagcagttccctgttccaTACCCATTGCAAGATATGGCCTGGCATCCCTCTGTCCCAGTGCGAGGAGGAGAGGTGCCGTGGCTCCATCACAGCCTGGCCTGGCCAAGCAGCCTGCActgtcccagccccccccggACATGTTGCCTGAGCCCCCGaccgctgccccccagcccaagGTGGCACCAGCTTCAaggagcagcctggctgcaggctggcagcagcgggaGGGTTAATGCCTGCTCAGGGACACTTAACCCTGTGTGTCCCACCCCACCGCTTTGTCAGggtccccctcacccccctccctgccacttcctgcccagctggggctgctcggTGCCAATCCGGCCCTGCAGGAGCACGCTGCCAGACGCACAAAGAGGGCCTTTCTGCCACCGGGAACACAGAGGGAGTGGACTTTCGCCCTGGAAAACGGGGCCACAAAGGCCCTGGCCCAGGCGGAGGAATGCGTGGCTGGGCTCCAGCCCCATGTCAATGGCACTTGTGCTCAGAATACAAAGGGCCGTGAGGAAGCGGAGTCTCcggggcagggaaaggcagccGGACTCGGGGTGCACCCTGGGGTCCTTGCTCTTCGGCCAGCCCTCACCTGCACCCCGAGTGCTGCCTGTGCCTTCCCCGGACTCTGGCACTTGCTCACTGCGAGGGACTGTCTCAGGCGGTCCCCGAATGGTGCTGGCACAGCAGCATAGTGGCCATGGGGCCGCCCCTGGCCCCCTGAAACGTGGAATGCCTGCGTGAGACCCCCTGTGCAGCCAAGGCTGTGCCGCTCTACAGGGGAGCGTGAACCTTCCTGCAGCAGAACTGTTTAGAGGCTCCTGGCTCCTGGCCACCATGTCCATAGCTCTTGTCTGCACGCACAGTCCTCACTCTGCCAAGTACCTGACGTACAGTCCCACGAGCTGGGACAAAAAGAAGTCACAAGCTCTGTTTGTCACCTCCTGGTGCCCTAGAAAGCTGTACCCAGCCTATGGGCTGGAGCCTGGCTATGGGTTTGCTTGCTCTGCGCCATCATCCATGCGCCAAAGAGCCAGGATGGGGCTTCCCTGGCTCCCAGGAgatgctgtcccagcagcagctatAGCTCCCCGCCAGCAGCATCACTTCCCAGACAGACCtactgggctgggctctgcccctgcccacccctgcctgggGAAACACAGGCAGCTGGTGTCACCAACAGCTGGTCACGTCCGTGCTGGTGTCACCAACAGCTGGTCACGTCCCTGATGGAGCCCCTTTGCTGTGTCTCTGCATGGCCACATCCTGACCCAGGAGGACCCAGGAGTCCACGAGAGCCCAGACCTGCCAATGGCCTCCCCCTCCATGCCAGCTTCCAGGACAAGCACCCCAGGGAGGCATTGCCACCCTGCAGCTTACCCCGGAGCCCTCCAGCCTGCTGGGGCCCAGGCAGGAAGatgcagctctgccttccctgcctgttCCCCTCTGAGGTGAGGGTCCTGATGCACCTTGTGtcctgcagagctggctgccGCGGCACCGCTGAGCCAAACGCTGGGACCAGGGGGTCCGCTGCAGGGCTCCtggtgctgcaggctgctgccacctcctgaTTCCCTGCTCGCTTTGCTGGGGAGCTGAGACTGGAAACACCTCTGGCGTTGTCTGGGCCAAGCACTACTCAAAGCGGCGTGCTGGGTGCCTTGTCCAGCTGAGGTCTGAGCATCGctagagctggcagcagcccccaaggagcaggagatggggcaaaGGAAACACAAGAGGTTTGCCTGGCAGTCACAGCTCCTGCCCTGGCATGGCTGGCTGGGGGGAGAAGCAGCACCTTGGTCCTTGGCGAGGAATCCGCCCGCCTACAAGGGCTGAGGCTGGCAGGGGAGCCGCGGGTCTCCCCAGCAGCCAGACACAGCGTGCGCTGCACCAGCCTCCGGTGTCTGCCTCTCGCAGCGCCTGGCAGAGCAGGCACAAATTAGCAGCTTCATTAATAGCTCTTGATCACTATGAGTTTTATTTCGATGCGATAAAAACAAACCCGCCTGGTCTGCAGGCTGTATCTTAGTGCAGATCCCCTGCTGTGCTCCAGAgccggctgccccatccctgggaagatAGGTGCTCCAGCACGGGGCCGGGGAGTGGTTTGAGGTCCTTTTATGGCCAtttgctttcacagaatcacagaatggcaggggtgggaagggacctctggagatcacccagtccaaccccctgccagagcagggtcacccacagcaggtggcacaggaacgcctccaggcgggtttggaatgtctccagagacagagactccaccacctccctgggcagcctgtgccagggctctgccaccctcacaggaaagaagttcctcctcatgtttaggtggaacttcccatggtcaagtttgtgcccgttaccccttgtcctgtccccgggcaccactgaaaagagcctggccccatcctcctgacacccaccctttcagtatttataagcgttgataagatcccccctcagtcgtcttttttccagactgaagagacccaaatccctcagcctttctccatgagagaggtgttccagtcccctcagcatcttggtagccctttgctgtcccctctccagcagttccctgtccttctggaaccggggagcccagcactggacacagcactccagatgtggcctccccagggcagagcagagggggaggatgacctccctccacctgctggccacgctcttcttgatgcaccccaggatgccattggccttcttggcctcgagggcacattgctgccccatggccatcctgttgtccaccaggactcccaggcctctttccacagagctgctctccagcaggtcatccccaacctgtcctggtgcagggggttattcctccccaggggcagcaccctacacttgcccttgttgaacttcatgaggtttttctccgcccagctctccagcctgtccaaggTCTCAGTGTATGgtgtcacagccttctggtgtgtcagccacccctcccagctttgtgtcatcagcaaacgtgctgagggtgcactctatcccttcatccaggtgatgaatatattgaagagggctgggcccagtactgaccccggggaacaccactcgtcactgacctcccactagactctgtgcccctaatcaccaccctctgagctctgtctttcaaccagttttcagtccaccccactgtccattcatctaacccacacttcctaagcttccctatgaggatgctgtgggagaccgtgttgaaagccttgctgaagtcaaggtaggcaacatccactgccctcccctcatctatccatccagtcatgccatcgtagaaggctatcagattagtcagacatgatttccccttggtgaatccatgttgagtacttctgatagctttcttttcctccacatgctttgagatgatgcccagaatgagctgttccatcatctttccagggatggaggtgaggctgactggcatgtagtttcctgggtcttccttcttgcccttttggaagactggagtgacattggctttcctccagtcttcaggcacctctcctgttctccaggaccttccaaagatgatggagagcggcccagcaatgacttctgctaGCTCCCttagcactctcgggtgcatcccatcaggacccatggacatGTGGATCTCCAGTTTACTTAATTtatctctaacttgatcctcctcaaccaaggggaagtcttccttcgtccagactttccctgttacctccaaagtctgtgactcctgagggctggcctgagcagtaaagaccaaagtaAAGGTGGCACCGAGTAACTCTgacttctctgcatcctctgtcaccatggcttcTGCATTGACGGAACACTGTCTGCGGCACCAAGCACTCCCTTCCCACCTCACAGCATTtacagctggctcctctgccacaGCTGCGAGGGTGCGGGGCACCTAGCACCGCTGCCATGCAGCGGGACCACACCACAGGCACTGGGGATGGATGGGGCCGCCTTTGGCACACAGGTGCATGGTTTAGTGGCAGAAAGCCTAGTGTCACCTGAAAAATGCTATACTGGCATGACAGCAGTTTTTGTAGCTGGAAAGTTGGGGACTAGCGCCTCCAATCCACTCCCAGCCTCTCTCCGTGCTGCCCCCTCCATTCCAGGCCTCTACAAGTGGTTGGGGCCACTTCGGCAGCCAAGCATACAGTCCCACttccaaagagatgtcaccatcTGGCCGTGAAAACCACTCTGCagccttggggctgccctgctaGAAGCACCCAATCCCCGAGAGGGACTCTGTGGGCTGAGAGCACCTCCCCACGATCCCTACCTGCCTCCCAGGCACTCCTGTGATGGAGAGGAGGACCCCAAGAAGCATCACGAATGCATTACACCCAGAGAaagccctttttctttctgcaggagctttCACCCCGTAAAAGACTCCCCACCCTGTGCCCATGCTGCCCAGGAAGCCTATCAAGGGCAGGAGGGCACGCAGAGCCCCAGGGATCCACACAGGGATGGCACAGCCCTGCATGGGCCCCTGCAGCTGCATCCCATGCCCTGTCCACTGCTCAGAAATGAGTCTGCAAACATCTACCTGTGCTCCTTTCCTAcacacagaatcaaagaatcacagaatggttcgggttggaaggcaccttaaggatcatctagttccaaccccctgccct from Chroicocephalus ridibundus chromosome 9, bChrRid1.1, whole genome shotgun sequence encodes:
- the NLGN3 gene encoding neuroligin-3 isoform X3, which produces MWLILWRSPLLPPVLQVPELVAGWDLRLTLWVLSFASVVVRMEGQVYSPTVNTHYGKLRGVRVPLPSEILGPVDQYLGVPYAAPPVGEKRFMPPEPPPSWSGIRNATHFSPVCPQNIHNAVPEIMLPIWFTSNLDIVATYIQDPNEDCLYLNIYIPTEDDIRDSGAKPVMVYIHGGSYMEGTGNMIDGSVLASYGNVIVITLNYRVGVLGFLSTGDQAAKGNYGLLDQIQALRWVSENIAFFGGDPLRITVFGSGIGASCVSLLTLSHHSEGLFQRAIIQSGSALSSWAVNYQPVKYTSMLADKVGCNVLDTVDMVDCLRQKSAKELVEQDIQPARYHVAFGPVIDGDVIPDDPEILMEQGEFLNYDIMLGVNQGEGLKFVEGVVDPEDGVSGSDFDYSVSNFVDNLYGYPEGKDTLRETIKFMYTDWADRDNPETRRKTLVALFTDHQWVEPSVVTADLHARYGSPTYFYAFYHHCQSLMKPAWSDAAHGDEVPYVFGIPMIGPTDLFPCNFSKNDVMLSAVVMTYWTNFAKTGDPNKPVPQDTKFIHTKANRFEEVAWSKYNPRDQLYLHIGLKPRVRDHYRATKVAFWKHLVPHLYNLHDMFHYTSTTTKVPPPDTTQNSHITRRPNGKIWTTKRPAISPAYNSENGKEKWSPEQEAGTLLESPRDYSTELSVTIAVGASLLFLNVLAFAALYYRKDKRRQDTHRQPSPQRGATNDIAHAPDEEVPSLQVSQGHHECEAVPPHDTLRLAALPDYTLTLRRSPDDIPLMTPNTITMIPNSLVGLQTLHPYNTFTAGFNSTGLPHSHSTTRV
- the NLGN3 gene encoding neuroligin-3 isoform X2; protein product: MWLILWRSPLLPPVLQVPELVAGWDLRLTLWVLSFASVVVRMEGQVYSPTVNTHYGKLRGVRVPLPSEILGPVDQYLGVPYAAPPVGEKRFMPPEPPPSWSGIRNATHFSPVCPQNIHNAVPEIMLPIWFTSNLDIVATYIQDPNEDCLYLNIYIPTEDGASAKKQGEDLADNDGDEDEDIRDSGAKPVMVYIHGGSYMEGTGNMIDGSVLASYGNVIVITLNYRVGVLGFLSTGDQAAKGNYGLLDQIQALRWVSENIAFFGGDPLRITVFGSGIGASCVSLLTLSHHSEGLFQRAIIQSGSALSSWAVNYQPVKYTSMLADKVGCNVLDTVDMVDCLRQKSAKELVEQDIQPARYHVAFGPVIDGDVIPDDPEILMEQGEFLNYDIMLGVNQGEGLKFVEGVVDPEDGVSGSDFDYSVSNFVDNLYGYPEGKDTLRETIKFMYTDWADRDNPETRRKTLVALFTDHQWVEPSVVTADLHARYGSPTYFYAFYHHCQSLMKPAWSDAAHGDEVPYVFGIPMIGPTDLFPCNFSKNDVMLSAVVMTYWTNFAKTGDPNKPVPQDTKFIHTKANRFEEVAWSKYNPRDQLYLHIGLKPRVRDHYRATKVAFWKHLVPHLYNLHDMFHYTSTTTKVPPPDTTQNSHITRRPNGKIWTTKRPAISPAYNSENGKEKWSPEQEAGTLLESPRDYSTELSVTIAVGASLLFLNVLAFAALYYRKDKRRQDTHRQPSPQRGATNDIAHAPDEEVPSLQVSQGHHECEAVPPHDTLRLAALPDYTLTLRRSPDDIPLMTPNTITMIPNSLVGLQTLHPYNTFTAGFNSTGLPHSHSTTRV
- the NLGN3 gene encoding neuroligin-3 isoform X1, which gives rise to MWLILWRSPLLPPVLQVPELVAGWDLRLTLWVLSFASVVVRMEGQVYSPTVNTHYGKLRGVRVPLPSEILGPVDQYLGVPYAAPPVGEKRFMPPEPPPSWSGIRNATHFSPVCPQNIHNAVPEIMLPIWFTSNLDIVATYIQDPNEDCLYLNIYIPTEDVKRISKECTRKPNKKICRKGGASAKKQGEDLADNDGDEDEDIRDSGAKPVMVYIHGGSYMEGTGNMIDGSVLASYGNVIVITLNYRVGVLGFLSTGDQAAKGNYGLLDQIQALRWVSENIAFFGGDPLRITVFGSGIGASCVSLLTLSHHSEGLFQRAIIQSGSALSSWAVNYQPVKYTSMLADKVGCNVLDTVDMVDCLRQKSAKELVEQDIQPARYHVAFGPVIDGDVIPDDPEILMEQGEFLNYDIMLGVNQGEGLKFVEGVVDPEDGVSGSDFDYSVSNFVDNLYGYPEGKDTLRETIKFMYTDWADRDNPETRRKTLVALFTDHQWVEPSVVTADLHARYGSPTYFYAFYHHCQSLMKPAWSDAAHGDEVPYVFGIPMIGPTDLFPCNFSKNDVMLSAVVMTYWTNFAKTGDPNKPVPQDTKFIHTKANRFEEVAWSKYNPRDQLYLHIGLKPRVRDHYRATKVAFWKHLVPHLYNLHDMFHYTSTTTKVPPPDTTQNSHITRRPNGKIWTTKRPAISPAYNSENGKEKWSPEQEAGTLLESPRDYSTELSVTIAVGASLLFLNVLAFAALYYRKDKRRQDTHRQPSPQRGATNDIAHAPDEEVPSLQVSQGHHECEAVPPHDTLRLAALPDYTLTLRRSPDDIPLMTPNTITMIPNSLVGLQTLHPYNTFTAGFNSTGLPHSHSTTRV